Genomic segment of Rhodocaloribacter litoris:
CACGGCTACGAGTTCGCCGGCACCCTGGAGGCGACAGGCGATCTGCAGGGTTTTGCTGCCCGGGGCGGCGGCCAGGTCGAGCACGCGCTCGCCCGGCACCGGCGCCAGGACCTCCACCGGCACCATGCTCGAGAGGTTCTGGACGTAGATCCGGTGTTCGACGGCCGGGGCGGAAGCCAGCAGGCGCGCGCGCATGGCCGCCGGTACCCAGAAGGCATCGGCCTTCCAGGGAACGGGATGAAGCCGGAGGCCCGCCCGCGTCAGGGCCTCCGTCACCTGCGCCGTGGCGGCCCGGAGCGTGTTCACCCGGAAGCCGGTCGCCCGGGGGGCAACGAACGCGTCGAGGACGGCCTCGTAGCGGTCCGGCGCCACGATGGCCCGCAGCCGGTCCAGGAAGGCCGGGGGCAACGACAGGGAACGGCGCGGGTCCAGCATGCGAACCGTGCGTCAGGTACCAGAAAACCATGAACGGCGCGTGGGCGCTCCGGGATGCAGCCCGCCTACCGCCGAAATGCGGCCGGGTTTCCGGGCGGGCATCACCCCGGTGAACACGCTTTTCACAGGGGGCGATCGCCGGGCCCGGCTTAAGTGGTTGCGGATCTGATGCGATATACGTACCATGGCAGAACGCATGGCGTGGGCCGATCCTTCCCCTCCTTTCGACCATCTTCAGGTATATCCATAGATCATGAGCAATCGGCGCGGAGAGGACATCATCCGCTGTTCCTTTTGTGGTCGTACGGCCCATGAAGTGACGTCGATGGTCGCCGGACCGGATGTGTACATCTGCGACCGGTGCATCAACGATGCGGCCGGTATCGTCCGAAGCGACCTGGCGGCCTATCACGGAGGGAACGGTGCTCCGGGAGGGCGGCGCGGTGCGCCCCCCCGCCACCGCCGGCTGACCCCCCTGGAGATCAAGCAGGCCCTCGATGAATACGTGATCGGGCAGGAACGGGCGAAAAAGGCCCTGGCGGTTGCCGTCTACAACCATTACAAGCGCATCGACGCCCGCGACTATTTCCACGAGTACGACGACGTCGAACTCGAAAAGTCGAACATCCTGCTCATCGGGCCCACCGGCACGGGCAAGACCCTGCTGGCCCGCACGCTGGCGCGCATCCTCGACGTGCCTTTCTCCATCTCCGACGCCACCGCCCTGACGGAAGCCGGCTATGTGGGCGAAGACGTCGAAAGCATCCTGGCCCACCTGTTGCACGCCGCCGACTTCAACGTCGAGCGGGCCGAGCGGGGCATCATCTACATCGACGAGATCGACAAGATCGCCCGCAAAGGGGACAACGCCTCCATCACGCGCGACGTCTCGGGCGAAGGGGTGCAGCAGGCCCTGCTCAAGATCCTCGAGGGCACCATCGCCGGCGTTCCTCCCAAGGGCGGGCGCAAGCACCCCGAACAGAGCCTCATCAACATCGACACCACCAACATTTTGTTCATCTGCGGCGGTGCCTTCGACGGCCTGAGCGAGATCATCGCCCGGCGCCTCTCGCGCAACACCATCGGCTTCCTGGCCGACGAGTCCCGCTCCGTCAGCAAGAACGACCCGGACATCTTTCAGCACGTCGAGCCGGACGACCTGCTCCGTTTCGGGCTGATTCCGGAGCTCATCGGGCGCCTGCCGGTCATCGCCGCGCTCGATGCCCTCTCAGACGAGGCCATGAAGGCGATTCTCACCCAACCCCGCAATGCGCTCGTCAAGCAGTACCAGAAGCTCCTGGCCATGGACGGCATCGACCTCTATTTCGACGACGATGCGCTCGACGCCATCGTAGAACGGGCGCGGGCCCTGGGTACCGGCGCCCGCGGCCTGCGGGCCGTCATGGAAGAAACGATGCTGGAGGTCATGTTCAATGTCCATGCCCATGCGGACGTCGGGGCCTGCCGGATCACCCGCGGCGCCGTCCTTTACAAGGAGGCGCCGGTCTACGAGGAACGCAAGGCCAGCGCCTGAGGGGCCGGCGCGCGTCGCGTGCCCGGCGATCTGCCCCGCCTCCACCTTTCCACCCTTCCACCCCCGCCTTCCTGCCCGGCGGGGGGTGGTCCGGGCAGGGAGCGCGTCAGGCCGGAGGGACGTTGCTTGCATCACGTAGCGGACGGAACGCGTCCGGATCGGAACGGCGTTGAATCAATCCCCGCGTGTTGCGAGTAGAGTTCCCGTATGAAGGAATTCCTGGTACGCCTGACCCCGGCGCCGGTCCGGTACTATCTGGGGGGATTGTACCGGCTTCTGGACGACAAGGACGTTTTCCTGTGGGCCCAGGCCATCGCATTCAAGGTGCTCGTGACGCTCGTGCCGCTGGTTCTCCTCGGCACCGGCATCCTCGCCCTCATGCTGCGCCAGGACGCTCCGCTGGAGACGGCCTTCGAGGCGATCTCCCGGCTCGTACGGGACTTTTTGCCGCCCCCGCAGAGCTGGCAAATCATCACGTTCCTGCAGCAGTTTCTGGCCGTCGGCGGCACGTTGACCTTCATCGGGGCGGTGGCGTTGTTTCTCTCCGCCATGACGCTCTTTTCCACCGTTCGTACGGTTCTGGCGAACGTCTTTCGCGAGGAGTGGCACGACCACCGTTCCATCCTGCGCGGCTACCTGTTCGACATGCGGATGGTCGTGCAGGTCGGCATCTTTTTCATTCTGTCCCTGGCACTCACCTTCGGGCTACAGGCGCTCAATGCGGCCGGTGCGGATTTTCTCCAGCAGGTCGGTCTGGACTACGTGTGGCTCCGCACCGGATGGCGGCGGCTGTTCAATGCGCTGGGCCTGGTGTTGCCTTTCGTGCTGAGCACGGCCGTGTTTTTTCAGCTCATCTATTTCAATCCGAAGCCGCACCCTCCGGTTCGGAGTGCCTTGCTCGGGGCCACGGTGGCGGCGTTGCTGTGGGAGGTGGTGAAGGTGGCCTTCGCCGTCTATGCCACCAAGGTGGGGCGTTTCGGCGGGGTCGGGATCGCGGCCGGCACCTTCGGGCTCATCATCGCGCTGGTCTTCTGGGCCTACTATTCGGGGCTGGTTTTCATCATCGGTGCGCTGGTGACCCTGCTCCATGAAAAGCGACACCGGCTGGGCGGCAGGCCGGAAGCGCCGCCGGAACCTGATGCGGTTTCCGGGGAACGAATGGATACGACCACGGTAACGGAGCCTTCTCCGGAAAAGCACCTCTCGCCACGTTAACTCGCCGTGCCATGTCGTGTATCGCACCCGGACGGAAAGGGGCCCGGGGTCGACGAGCCGCCGGGGGCCGGCGGATGGCCCTTGCGGGGCTGCTGCTCGTGCTGCTCGGGGGGGGCACGGCCGGGCCGGCGCGCGCACAGAACACCACCGACCTCTTTCTGAGCAACGACGCCACCACCGTCCGGGCCATTTCCTTCCGGTTCGTCGACACGAAGACGTTCGAGGAAGAGCAGCTCAAAGAACAGATCGTCACGCGGGCACCGGGCTTCTGGGACCGGCTGCGCGACGTGTTGCCCCTGCTCTCGTATGACCGGAGCCTCTACCGGCTGGACCCCATCGAACTGCAGCGGGACGTGGTGCGGCTCCGGCGCTTCTACCGGCGCAACGGTTTTCTCAATCCCGACATCGACTATCCGGCTTCACAGCTCGACACGACCGAGAACACCCTCCACGTCATCTTTACCATCCGGGAAGGGCCTCCGCTCGTTTTGCAGGACATCCGTTTTACCGGAGCCGACGGGCGCCCCGCCGTGGAGCAGTTTCCCGAGCCGCTGCAACCCCGCTGGCGCAAGCTGCGCGACCAGATCCGGCAGCGCGCCGGCAACCGGTTCACCGAGACGGAGCTGGTGCTGAGCCGGGGCGAGGTGGTACGCTGGCTGCGGGACCGGGGCTATGCCTTCGCCCAGGTCGATGCCTGGACGCTTGTGGATTCCGCGGCCCATGTGGTCGATCTGCATTTCACCGTCGATGCCGGTCCCATGGCCTATTTCGGGGAGGTCGAGGTGGAGGGGGTCCGGTCGGTGAGCGAGCGCGTGGTGCTCCGCGAGCTGCCGTTTCGGCCCGGCACCCGTTTTTCCTCCGGTCGCCTCGAACGGGGCCAGCGGGAGCTCTTCGGGCTGAACCTTTTCCGTGTGGCGCTCGTGGAGGTGCCCGAAGATCAACCGCGCGACAGCACCGTGACCGTGCGGGTGCGGGTCCGGGAGGCCGAACCCCGGTACGTCACGACGCAGATCGGCTGGGCCCGTGAAGACGGCCTGTCCCTGCAGGCCAGCTGGCAGCACCGCAACTTTTTCGGCGGGGCTCGCCAGTTCACGGCGTCGGCCGAGTGGCGGACGGGGTTGCTGGCACTGCCGCAGGGGGATCGCCAGGCCGTTCGGAGCTTCAGTGCGTCGCTGTCGCTGCGCCAGCCCTACCTCTTTACCACTCGCCTCTCGGTCATCCCGTCTCCCTTCTTCACCTGGTTCGACGACGAGAACCAGCTCGGCACCAGCTTCTACGAGTTTGGGATCAACACCACGTGGATCTATGAGTTCTTGCCCTTTCGCACGCTCAGCGTCCAGCACACGTTTGCCCGGGCGGTGCCGCTCGGAGGCGGCCAGATCGCCGACACGCTGAACGTCTACAACCGCAACATCGTGACGGCCGGTGCCACCCTGGGCCGCCTGAACGATTTCCAGAACCCGCGCCGGGGGTTTCTGATACGCCCGCAGGTAGAAGCGGCAGGGCTGTTGAAGTCGGGCATCACCTATTACAAGGCGTCGCTGGATCTACACGGCTACCTGCCGCTGACGCGCCGCGTCGGCCTGAATGCGCGTGTGACGGCAGGCCGGCTCTGGCCGCTG
This window contains:
- the clpX gene encoding ATP-dependent Clp protease ATP-binding subunit ClpX, which translates into the protein MSNRRGEDIIRCSFCGRTAHEVTSMVAGPDVYICDRCINDAAGIVRSDLAAYHGGNGAPGGRRGAPPRHRRLTPLEIKQALDEYVIGQERAKKALAVAVYNHYKRIDARDYFHEYDDVELEKSNILLIGPTGTGKTLLARTLARILDVPFSISDATALTEAGYVGEDVESILAHLLHAADFNVERAERGIIYIDEIDKIARKGDNASITRDVSGEGVQQALLKILEGTIAGVPPKGGRKHPEQSLINIDTTNILFICGGAFDGLSEIIARRLSRNTIGFLADESRSVSKNDPDIFQHVEPDDLLRFGLIPELIGRLPVIAALDALSDEAMKAILTQPRNALVKQYQKLLAMDGIDLYFDDDALDAIVERARALGTGARGLRAVMEETMLEVMFNVHAHADVGACRITRGAVLYKEAPVYEERKASA
- a CDS encoding YihY/virulence factor BrkB family protein; this encodes MKEFLVRLTPAPVRYYLGGLYRLLDDKDVFLWAQAIAFKVLVTLVPLVLLGTGILALMLRQDAPLETAFEAISRLVRDFLPPPQSWQIITFLQQFLAVGGTLTFIGAVALFLSAMTLFSTVRTVLANVFREEWHDHRSILRGYLFDMRMVVQVGIFFILSLALTFGLQALNAAGADFLQQVGLDYVWLRTGWRRLFNALGLVLPFVLSTAVFFQLIYFNPKPHPPVRSALLGATVAALLWEVVKVAFAVYATKVGRFGGVGIAAGTFGLIIALVFWAYYSGLVFIIGALVTLLHEKRHRLGGRPEAPPEPDAVSGERMDTTTVTEPSPEKHLSPR
- a CDS encoding BamA/OMP85 family outer membrane protein, which codes for MALAGLLLVLLGGGTAGPARAQNTTDLFLSNDATTVRAISFRFVDTKTFEEEQLKEQIVTRAPGFWDRLRDVLPLLSYDRSLYRLDPIELQRDVVRLRRFYRRNGFLNPDIDYPASQLDTTENTLHVIFTIREGPPLVLQDIRFTGADGRPAVEQFPEPLQPRWRKLRDQIRQRAGNRFTETELVLSRGEVVRWLRDRGYAFAQVDAWTLVDSAAHVVDLHFTVDAGPMAYFGEVEVEGVRSVSERVVLRELPFRPGTRFSSGRLERGQRELFGLNLFRVALVEVPEDQPRDSTVTVRVRVREAEPRYVTTQIGWAREDGLSLQASWQHRNFFGGARQFTASAEWRTGLLALPQGDRQAVRSFSASLSLRQPYLFTTRLSVIPSPFFTWFDDENQLGTSFYEFGINTTWIYEFLPFRTLSVQHTFARAVPLGGGQIADTLNVYNRNIVTAGATLGRLNDFQNPRRGFLIRPQVEAAGLLKSGITYYKASLDLHGYLPLTRRVGLNARVTAGRLWPLGGSRNQQDPEVEFRFDPIRFYAGGSGDVRGWALQLLGAKFARPAARDTLYEAVGGLAKLSGSVEVRWPFPGLGSRWGLATFLDVGQISGALQRDADGRVLRDESGNPLLAAESIFNLDALKYGVGAGLRYQSPVGALRFDIAYKLNPDPEDLQPAAARYLFDIGARPDPPEERFLNRFNIHFSIGQTF